In a single window of the Pseudomonadota bacterium genome:
- a CDS encoding exodeoxyribonuclease VII small subunit has product MAKKNFEESLTRLEQITEELESGDLSLEESLKRFDEGIKLTEYCNRKLSEARTRVNVLLKKNDGFSEEPFPGFDPEENDDTAD; this is encoded by the coding sequence ATGGCCAAGAAAAACTTTGAAGAATCCCTGACCCGGCTTGAGCAGATCACTGAAGAACTGGAAAGCGGCGATCTGAGTCTTGAAGAGTCTTTGAAAAGATTCGATGAAGGAATCAAACTCACCGAATACTGTAACCGGAAACTTTCCGAGGCCAGAACCAGGGTGAATGTGCTGCTCAAGAAAAATGACGGCTTTAGCGAAGAGCCCTTTCCCGGCTTCGATCCCGAAGAAAACGACGACACCGCTGATTGA
- a CDS encoding tyrosine recombinase XerC gives MVTENLQGCIDHFSRWLTVEKNYSPRTVESYGRDLAEFAGFIDTDQPGKIDTRLVRAYVYSLNSRNSPASVARKLSSLRSFFRFLLREGIVPVNPVLPISMPKQNRYMPVFLTVDEVFALLEAPNESDTYAERDRAILEMLYSTGMRVAELVALDLVQLDFAEGMVTVLGKGNKERLVPIGRPALEALRNYEKQRLGLLADCAGRGNVPEKEALFLNSRGTRLTVRSVERLVSSYSLRAGIITKVTPHSLRHSFATHMLEMGADLRMVQELLGHASLSTTQKYTHLNMDYLSEVYDKAHPMAKKSGQ, from the coding sequence ATGGTGACGGAAAACCTTCAAGGCTGTATCGATCATTTCAGCCGCTGGCTGACGGTGGAGAAGAATTATTCGCCGCGGACCGTCGAGAGCTATGGTCGGGATCTGGCGGAGTTTGCCGGGTTTATCGATACCGATCAGCCGGGAAAGATCGATACCCGCCTGGTCAGGGCGTATGTCTATTCTCTCAACAGCCGCAACAGTCCGGCCTCGGTGGCGAGAAAGCTCTCTTCATTGCGGTCCTTTTTCAGGTTTCTGCTCCGGGAAGGGATTGTGCCCGTAAACCCCGTCCTGCCCATCTCGATGCCGAAGCAGAACCGGTACATGCCGGTTTTTCTGACCGTTGACGAGGTGTTCGCGCTCCTTGAAGCTCCCAACGAAAGTGACACCTATGCCGAGCGGGATCGGGCGATTCTCGAGATGCTCTATTCAACCGGGATGCGGGTTGCGGAGCTTGTCGCCCTGGATCTGGTCCAGCTTGATTTTGCTGAAGGAATGGTTACAGTGCTCGGCAAAGGAAACAAGGAGCGGTTGGTTCCCATCGGCCGTCCGGCGCTCGAGGCGCTCCGTAACTATGAAAAACAGCGACTGGGCCTGCTTGCCGATTGTGCCGGCAGAGGAAATGTGCCTGAGAAGGAGGCGCTTTTTTTAAACAGCCGGGGGACCAGGCTTACGGTCAGGAGTGTCGAAAGACTGGTCAGTTCGTATTCTCTGCGGGCCGGTATCATCACGAAGGTGACTCCTCACTCCCTGCGCCATTCGTTTGCGACCCATATGCTTGAAATGGGGGCCGATCTCCGGATGGTCCAGGAGCTGCTCGGGCATGCGAGCCTTTCCACCACCCAGAAATACACCCATCTGAACATGGACTACCTGTCGGAGGTGTACGATAAGGCGCATCCGATGGCGAAGAAATCAGGGCAATAG
- the hslV gene encoding ATP-dependent protease subunit HslV, translating into MRSTTIIAVRHRGEVVVAGDGQVTLGSTVMKHEARKVRRLYNDKVITGFAGATADAFTLFDRLEQKLEQFNGNLMRAAVELAKDWRTDKMLRRLEAMLIAVDEKHSLLLSGSGDVIEPDDGILAIGSGGPYAQSAAKALVAHSDLDAEGICREAMKIAASVCIYTNENIVLEKTKSLSGSE; encoded by the coding sequence ATCAGATCAACTACCATAATCGCCGTCCGGCACCGGGGCGAAGTTGTTGTTGCCGGAGACGGGCAGGTCACCCTCGGCAGCACCGTGATGAAGCATGAGGCAAGGAAAGTCAGAAGACTTTATAACGACAAAGTCATCACCGGCTTTGCCGGAGCCACCGCCGATGCCTTCACCCTTTTTGACCGGCTGGAACAAAAGCTTGAACAGTTCAACGGCAATCTGATGCGGGCGGCGGTGGAGCTTGCCAAGGACTGGCGGACCGACAAGATGCTACGGCGTCTTGAGGCGATGCTGATCGCCGTTGACGAGAAGCACTCGCTGCTCCTGAGCGGCTCCGGGGACGTGATCGAACCAGATGACGGGATTCTCGCCATCGGCTCGGGCGGCCCGTATGCCCAGTCTGCCGCCAAGGCCCTGGTTGCCCACAGCGATCTTGATGCCGAAGGGATCTGCCGGGAGGCCATGAAGATCGCAGCCTCGGTCTGTATCTACACCAATGAGAATATTGTTTTGGAGAAGACGAAATCCCTTTCAGGGAGTGAATAG
- the hslU gene encoding ATP-dependent protease ATPase subunit HslU: MELPGSLTPREIVGELDKYIIGQDDAKRFTAVALRNRWRRQQVPPPLCDEISPKNIIMIGPTGVGKTEIARRLANLAQSPFLKIEASKFTEVGYVGRDVESMIRDLTDLAVNMVKMEEMEKVTARAAEIAEERLLDILVPPLKTTYPSTGSADQDSAPEQKDTTREKFRKKLREGELDDREVEIEVEQPQNVPMIEVLSSSGMDDMGMGIKDMFGKMFPQKSQRRKVKISEAMVLLTTEESAKLIDMEKVTRQAITRAEQSGIIFLDEIDKIASRQGVSHSAEVSREGVQRDLLPIVEGATVTTKYGMVRTDHILFIASGAFHLAKPSDLVPELQGRFPIRVELQPLGRDEFYRILTEPENALIRQYIALMATEGIELVFEDEAIREMAAIAAEVNERTENIGARRLHTVLEKVLEELSFTAPDRSDKRFVVTANYVKEQLTAISKNEDLSRYIL; the protein is encoded by the coding sequence ATGGAACTGCCAGGATCACTCACCCCACGCGAGATCGTCGGCGAACTCGATAAATACATCATCGGCCAGGATGACGCCAAGAGGTTCACTGCCGTTGCCCTGCGGAACCGCTGGCGCCGGCAGCAGGTGCCGCCTCCGTTATGCGATGAGATATCGCCGAAGAATATCATCATGATCGGCCCCACCGGGGTCGGCAAGACCGAGATTGCCAGAAGGCTTGCCAACCTGGCCCAGTCGCCGTTTCTGAAGATCGAGGCCTCAAAGTTTACCGAGGTTGGCTACGTGGGCCGCGATGTGGAATCGATGATCCGTGATCTCACCGATCTGGCGGTGAATATGGTCAAGATGGAGGAGATGGAGAAGGTGACCGCCCGGGCTGCGGAAATAGCCGAAGAGAGACTCCTCGATATCCTGGTCCCGCCGCTCAAGACCACTTATCCCAGCACCGGCAGCGCCGATCAGGATAGCGCTCCGGAGCAGAAAGACACCACCCGGGAGAAATTCAGGAAGAAGCTCCGGGAAGGCGAGCTTGACGATCGGGAGGTGGAGATCGAGGTTGAGCAACCGCAGAACGTGCCGATGATCGAGGTCCTGTCGAGTTCCGGGATGGATGATATGGGGATGGGCATCAAGGACATGTTCGGCAAGATGTTCCCCCAGAAGAGCCAGCGGCGGAAAGTGAAGATTTCCGAAGCGATGGTTCTCCTGACCACCGAGGAATCGGCAAAGCTGATCGATATGGAGAAGGTGACGAGACAGGCGATCACCCGGGCCGAGCAGTCGGGAATCATCTTTCTGGACGAGATCGATAAAATCGCCTCCCGGCAGGGGGTCTCGCATTCCGCCGAAGTGTCGCGGGAGGGGGTGCAGCGGGATCTTTTGCCGATCGTCGAAGGGGCGACGGTGACCACCAAGTACGGGATGGTCCGGACCGATCATATCCTCTTTATCGCCAGCGGCGCCTTTCACCTGGCCAAACCGTCGGATCTGGTGCCCGAGTTGCAGGGGCGGTTCCCGATCAGGGTGGAATTGCAGCCTCTCGGTCGGGACGAATTCTACCGGATTTTAACCGAGCCCGAGAATGCGCTGATTCGGCAGTACATCGCTCTGATGGCGACCGAAGGGATTGAGCTGGTCTTTGAAGATGAGGCGATCCGGGAAATGGCGGCTATTGCCGCCGAGGTCAATGAACGGACCGAAAACATCGGCGCCCGGCGGTTGCATACGGTGCTGGAAAAGGTCCTTGAAGAACTCTCCTTCACCGCGCCGGACCGGAGTGATAAGCGATTTGTGGTAACCGCGAACTATGTGAAGGAACAGCTGACCGCGATCTCGAAGAATGAGGATTTGAGCAGATACATATTATAA
- a CDS encoding PIN domain-containing protein produces MPVLVDTSVWVEYFRDGSSSGKLDFLIDENLVVINDLILAELVPFLKRRNQRQVIDLLNNISNTTLKIDWPQLIDFQVKCLKKSLNGVGIPDLIIAQNAKQNKCEIYSLDNHFRLLKDVIKIRIFE; encoded by the coding sequence ATGCCGGTTCTAGTCGACACCTCTGTCTGGGTAGAGTATTTCCGGGACGGCAGCAGCTCAGGGAAACTTGATTTTCTGATCGATGAGAATCTTGTCGTCATCAACGACCTGATCCTGGCAGAACTTGTCCCTTTTCTGAAACGCAGGAATCAACGTCAAGTAATTGATTTGCTGAACAATATCAGCAACACAACCCTCAAAATTGACTGGCCGCAATTAATTGATTTTCAGGTAAAATGTCTTAAGAAAAGCTTGAACGGAGTCGGCATCCCGGACCTGATCATAGCCCAGAATGCGAAACAGAATAAGTGTGAAATATACTCCCTCGACAATCACTTCAGGTTGTTAAAGGACGTCATCAAAATCAGAATTTTTGAGTAG
- a CDS encoding type II toxin-antitoxin system VapB family antitoxin — MRTTLDLPENLLNQAMQATHIQTKTAVIITALEELIRKSKISGLKEFKGKIDLDIDLDAVRGRKCRF; from the coding sequence ATGAGAACAACACTTGATTTACCGGAAAACCTGCTGAACCAGGCAATGCAGGCTACTCACATTCAGACCAAAACTGCAGTCATTATCACAGCCCTTGAAGAACTGATCAGAAAATCAAAAATTTCCGGTTTGAAAGAGTTTAAAGGAAAGATTGATTTGGATATTGATCTTGATGCCGTTCGTGGCCGAAAATGCCGGTTCTAG